In Shinella sp. XGS7, a single genomic region encodes these proteins:
- a CDS encoding FAD-binding oxidoreductase, translating to MNHPTPAHQLQPAPRRALPAAMLEALQARFGPRCSTALAVRQQHGRDESPFDVDPPDCVVFAESNEDVAFVLAQAQAHGVPVIPYGAGSSLEGHLLAVQGGVSLDLSRMNRILRINAEDLTVTVQAGVTRNQLNAEIRHEGLFFPIDPGADASIGGMAATRASGTNAVRYGTMRENVLGLTVVTPAGEIVRTGSRARKSSAGYDLTRLFVGSEGTLGAITEITLKLFPLPEAVSAAICFFPSIDAAVQATIQIIQMGVPIARCELLDAHAIRAVNLHDKLGLREAPMLLMEFHGSEAGVAEQAQTVQEIASDLGGEDFEWATTPEARTRLWTARHHAYLSGLQMKPGCRAVTTDTCVPISRLAESINESVKEVEASGLPYFIVGHVGDGNFHLAYLIDPAIPAERETAERLSAQMVQRALRLEGTCTGEHGIGLHKQEFLVEEAGEGAVGLMRQLKLALDPRNIMNPGKIFRL from the coding sequence ATGAACCATCCGACCCCCGCCCATCAGCTGCAGCCGGCCCCGCGCCGCGCCCTGCCCGCCGCGATGCTGGAGGCCCTGCAGGCCCGCTTTGGCCCGCGCTGCTCCACCGCGCTGGCGGTGCGTCAGCAGCATGGACGGGACGAGTCGCCCTTCGATGTGGACCCGCCTGACTGCGTGGTCTTCGCCGAGAGCAATGAGGATGTGGCCTTTGTGCTGGCTCAGGCCCAGGCGCATGGCGTGCCGGTGATTCCCTATGGTGCGGGCTCCTCGCTGGAGGGGCATCTGCTGGCGGTGCAGGGCGGCGTGAGCCTGGACCTCTCGCGCATGAACCGCATCCTGCGCATCAATGCCGAGGACCTGACCGTGACGGTGCAGGCCGGCGTGACCCGCAACCAGCTCAATGCCGAGATCCGGCACGAGGGCCTGTTCTTCCCCATCGACCCGGGCGCCGATGCCTCCATCGGCGGCATGGCGGCCACGCGCGCCAGCGGGACCAATGCGGTGCGCTACGGCACCATGCGGGAGAACGTGCTGGGCCTCACCGTGGTCACGCCTGCGGGCGAGATCGTGCGCACCGGCTCGCGCGCCCGCAAGAGCAGCGCCGGCTATGACCTGACCCGGCTCTTCGTGGGCAGCGAGGGCACGCTGGGTGCCATCACCGAGATCACACTCAAGCTCTTCCCCCTGCCTGAGGCGGTGTCGGCGGCCATCTGCTTCTTCCCCAGTATCGACGCCGCGGTGCAGGCCACCATCCAGATCATCCAGATGGGCGTGCCCATCGCGCGCTGCGAGCTGCTGGATGCGCATGCCATCCGTGCCGTGAATCTGCACGACAAGCTGGGCCTGCGCGAGGCGCCCATGCTGCTGATGGAGTTCCACGGCTCCGAGGCCGGCGTGGCCGAGCAGGCGCAGACGGTGCAGGAGATCGCCAGCGATCTGGGCGGCGAGGATTTCGAGTGGGCCACCACGCCCGAGGCCCGCACCCGGCTCTGGACCGCGCGCCACCATGCTTATCTCTCGGGCCTGCAGATGAAGCCCGGCTGCCGCGCCGTGACCACGGACACCTGTGTGCCCATCTCGCGCCTGGCCGAGAGCATCAATGAGTCGGTCAAGGAGGTGGAGGCCTCGGGCCTGCCCTACTTCATCGTGGGCCATGTGGGCGATGGCAATTTCCACCTGGCCTATCTGATCGACCCCGCCATCCCGGCCGAGCGCGAAACCGCCGAGCGGCTCTCGGCCCAGATGGTGCAGCGCGCCCTGCGCCTGGAAGGCACCTGCACCGGCGAGCATGGCATCGGCCTGCACAAGCAGGAGTTCCTGGTGGAAGAAGCCGGGGAGGGTGCCGTGGGCCTGATGCGTCAGCTGAAACTGGCCCTGGACCCGCGCAACATCATGAATCCGGGGAAGATCTTCAGGCTCTAG
- a CDS encoding OmpP1/FadL family transporter — protein MRFAPTPLMLGLLCAIASGGAMASGYHFGSQSASAQGTANANAAEAADASVLFYNPAGMTRLDGTHASGVLNIVVPSTKYEDQGSFTATSLPISGGNTKKFVKTTAVPHGYLTHKLSNDLSVGMAVFVPFGSKTEYDKTWAGRYTSLSTELTTIAFNPSVAYKLSPTLSLGAGVTAQYIDGKLAKGADFGAGSMNLLLSQVVAANAAANPGVPIQMIRAAVMNQFSGLIKKVSGQPDYSGGVEVKGHDWGFGFNLGLMYEYDKDTRFGVAYRSAIKHKLKGDATWDVQFAASNIAATVNAIPQLPANTGTGIQQRLMAAYTNSDASLDITTPESLSFNFFKQHDRFGVMGDITWTRHSRFKELRIDFANNLPDSNTPENWTNTLRASLGLNYQWSDALTLRGGVAFDQSPVTQRNRTASLPDSDRSWISAGLNWKLDKKRSIDLAASYVHVKSGQIDQYDNGGIVDASGAPVCDSTRNTSSCATTRGNYKLNSLLFGVQYNHQF, from the coding sequence ATGCGATTCGCACCCACCCCTCTGATGCTCGGCCTGCTGTGCGCAATTGCCAGCGGCGGCGCCATGGCCTCGGGCTATCACTTCGGCTCGCAGTCTGCCTCGGCCCAGGGCACGGCCAATGCCAATGCCGCTGAAGCCGCCGACGCCTCGGTGCTCTTCTACAACCCGGCCGGCATGACCCGTCTGGACGGCACCCATGCCTCCGGCGTGCTGAACATCGTGGTGCCCAGCACCAAGTACGAGGACCAGGGCTCCTTCACCGCTACCTCGCTGCCCATCAGCGGCGGCAACACCAAGAAGTTCGTCAAGACCACTGCCGTGCCCCACGGCTATCTGACGCACAAGCTCTCCAATGATCTGTCGGTGGGCATGGCCGTCTTCGTGCCCTTCGGCTCCAAGACCGAGTACGACAAGACCTGGGCCGGCCGCTACACCTCGCTGTCCACCGAGCTGACCACCATCGCCTTCAACCCCTCGGTGGCCTACAAGCTGAGCCCCACGCTGAGCCTGGGTGCCGGCGTGACCGCGCAGTACATCGACGGCAAGCTGGCCAAGGGTGCCGACTTCGGCGCGGGCTCCATGAACCTGCTGCTCAGCCAGGTGGTTGCGGCCAATGCCGCCGCCAATCCCGGCGTGCCGATCCAGATGATCCGCGCCGCGGTGATGAACCAGTTCTCCGGCCTGATCAAGAAGGTGTCCGGCCAGCCCGACTACTCTGGTGGTGTCGAGGTCAAGGGTCACGACTGGGGTTTCGGCTTCAATCTGGGCCTGATGTATGAGTACGACAAGGACACCCGCTTCGGTGTGGCCTACCGTTCGGCCATCAAGCACAAGCTCAAGGGTGACGCCACCTGGGACGTGCAGTTCGCCGCCAGCAATATCGCTGCAACCGTGAACGCCATCCCGCAGCTGCCCGCCAACACCGGCACCGGCATTCAGCAGCGCCTGATGGCCGCCTACACCAATAGCGACGCCAGCCTGGACATCACCACACCCGAGTCCCTGTCCTTCAACTTCTTCAAGCAGCACGATCGCTTTGGCGTGATGGGTGACATCACCTGGACCCGCCACTCGCGCTTCAAGGAACTGCGCATCGACTTCGCCAACAACCTGCCGGACAGCAACACGCCGGAGAACTGGACCAACACCCTGCGCGCCTCGCTGGGGCTGAACTACCAGTGGAGCGATGCCCTGACCCTGCGTGGCGGCGTGGCCTTCGACCAGTCGCCCGTCACCCAGCGTAACCGTACCGCCTCCCTGCCGGACAGTGACCGCAGCTGGATCTCGGCCGGCCTGAACTGGAAGCTGGACAAGAAGCGCTCCATCGACCTGGCGGCCAGCTATGTGCACGTCAAGTCGGGCCAGATCGACCAGTACGACAACGGCGGCATCGTCGATGCCAGCGGCGCCCCCGTCTGCGACTCCACCCGCAACACCTCCAGCTGCGCCACCACCCGTGGCAACTACAAGCTGAACTCCCTGCTGTTCGGCGTGCAGTACAACCACCAGTTCTGA
- a CDS encoding penicillin acylase family protein — MRGGDQNPSDPPPVASAQYQAEIRYTSYGVPHVKAENFKGLGYGYGYAFANDHICLFAEETVTMRGERSKHFGDVDAKGNAITYLGQFGDFTPNLSSDFFYKLLMTPALAESMKSAASQDTRDLVSGFVAGYNRYLREKGLNGLPSECRNAGWVQPLTETEMYWRFSQAAMAGSSMQFINAIGSAQPPVVKLASAVPSAKALRRKDTQLAVLNSPLLKGTAALQEHVIGSNGYGLGKGVTQSGAGIVMGNPHFPWFGALRLHQLHLTIPGQYDVMGATLLGAPVPLIGFNKDVAWTHTFTDDNKFTLFALKLDPSDPTRYQMDGAYKAMTKTVISVEAKQADGSMKTHQRTMYGTDYGPLLSDGATFAWGGSAAFAIRDANYTNYKLIDQAILNGKSTSAESLRQNLATYNAMPWVHTMAADKSGKALYANYSVAANVSDDQLKSCVNSPTGQFLLASRGLVLMDGSKSSCNWTGAIGAAQRPYVLRDDYVVNANDSHWLPNDQVRLTGFPKIIGTGPNAEAMPQGERTRMGIRQVLDRMSGADGLAGTGFTVANLQQVYAKSRFYRAEMWLDEFLAATCQGKTAPILLKGSNGVDTDVSKACGVLAVWKKTEGPADPGSLLFRKFYELAGELEDASYWRVAFSAADPVQTPRGFNTANTKAATLLADAVQWFATNKFDVAEVNARKQVIVRDSAPISLPGGRYTFNNIRGNLSGGLYGDPVYGNSYMQWVTFDANGPVAEGLLTYSQSSHVFSPNYADQTKLYSDVFLKGAKWAKLPFSEADIKADAAYRSVSLSE; from the coding sequence TTGCGGGGGGGAGATCAGAACCCCAGCGATCCGCCGCCGGTTGCCTCCGCGCAGTACCAGGCGGAGATCCGCTACACCAGCTATGGCGTGCCTCACGTCAAGGCGGAGAACTTCAAGGGCCTGGGCTATGGCTATGGCTACGCCTTCGCCAACGACCACATCTGCCTCTTCGCGGAAGAGACGGTCACGATGCGCGGCGAGCGCTCCAAGCACTTCGGTGATGTGGACGCCAAGGGCAATGCCATCACCTATCTGGGCCAGTTCGGCGACTTCACGCCCAATCTGTCCTCCGACTTCTTCTACAAGCTGCTGATGACCCCGGCCCTGGCCGAGTCCATGAAGAGCGCGGCCAGCCAGGACACGCGCGATCTGGTGAGCGGTTTCGTGGCCGGCTACAACCGCTATCTGCGCGAGAAGGGCCTCAACGGCCTGCCCAGCGAATGCCGCAATGCCGGCTGGGTGCAGCCGCTCACCGAGACAGAGATGTACTGGCGCTTCAGCCAGGCCGCCATGGCCGGCAGCTCCATGCAGTTCATCAACGCCATCGGCAGCGCTCAGCCTCCCGTGGTGAAGCTGGCCTCGGCCGTGCCCAGCGCCAAGGCCCTGCGCCGCAAGGACACCCAGCTGGCCGTGCTGAACAGCCCCCTGCTCAAGGGCACGGCCGCGCTGCAGGAGCATGTGATCGGTTCCAACGGCTACGGCCTGGGCAAGGGCGTGACGCAGAGCGGCGCCGGCATCGTGATGGGCAACCCGCACTTCCCCTGGTTCGGTGCCCTGCGCCTGCATCAGCTGCATCTGACCATCCCCGGCCAGTACGACGTGATGGGCGCCACCCTGCTGGGCGCGCCCGTGCCCCTGATCGGCTTCAACAAGGATGTGGCCTGGACCCACACCTTCACCGACGACAACAAGTTCACCCTCTTCGCGCTCAAGCTCGATCCCTCGGACCCGACCCGCTACCAGATGGACGGGGCCTACAAGGCCATGACGAAGACGGTGATCAGCGTCGAGGCCAAGCAGGCCGATGGCAGCATGAAGACGCATCAGCGCACGATGTATGGCACCGACTACGGTCCACTGCTCAGCGATGGAGCCACCTTCGCCTGGGGCGGCAGCGCGGCCTTTGCGATCCGTGATGCCAACTACACGAACTACAAGCTGATCGACCAGGCCATCCTCAACGGCAAGTCCACCAGCGCCGAGTCCCTGCGCCAGAACCTGGCCACCTACAACGCCATGCCCTGGGTGCACACCATGGCGGCCGACAAGAGTGGCAAGGCGCTTTATGCCAACTACTCGGTGGCCGCCAATGTCAGCGACGATCAGCTCAAGAGCTGCGTCAACAGCCCCACCGGCCAGTTCCTGCTGGCCAGCCGCGGCCTGGTGCTGATGGATGGCAGCAAGAGCAGCTGCAACTGGACGGGCGCCATCGGCGCCGCCCAGCGCCCCTATGTGCTGCGCGACGACTATGTGGTGAACGCCAACGACAGCCACTGGCTGCCCAATGACCAGGTGCGCCTCACCGGCTTCCCCAAGATCATCGGCACCGGCCCGAATGCCGAGGCCATGCCCCAGGGCGAGCGCACGCGCATGGGCATCCGCCAGGTGCTGGACCGCATGAGCGGCGCCGATGGCCTGGCCGGCACCGGCTTCACGGTGGCCAATCTGCAGCAGGTCTATGCCAAGAGCCGCTTCTACCGCGCCGAGATGTGGCTGGACGAGTTCCTGGCCGCCACCTGCCAGGGCAAGACCGCGCCCATCCTGCTCAAGGGGTCCAACGGCGTGGACACCGATGTGAGCAAGGCCTGCGGCGTGCTGGCGGTCTGGAAGAAGACCGAAGGGCCGGCCGACCCGGGCTCCCTGCTGTTCCGCAAGTTCTACGAGCTGGCGGGCGAGCTGGAGGACGCCAGCTACTGGCGCGTGGCCTTCAGCGCGGCCGATCCGGTGCAGACCCCGCGCGGCTTCAACACCGCCAACACCAAGGCGGCCACCCTGCTGGCCGACGCGGTGCAGTGGTTTGCAACGAACAAGTTCGATGTGGCCGAGGTCAATGCGCGCAAGCAGGTGATCGTGCGCGACAGCGCCCCGATCTCCCTGCCCGGCGGCCGCTACACCTTCAACAATATCCGCGGCAATCTCAGCGGCGGCCTCTACGGTGATCCGGTCTATGGCAACAGCTATATGCAGTGGGTCACCTTCGATGCCAACGGGCCGGTGGCCGAGGGCCTGCTGACCTACTCGCAGAGCAGCCATGTGTTCAGCCCCAACTACGCGGACCAGACCAAGCTCTACTCCGACGTCTTCCTCAAGGGCGCCAAGTGGGCCAAGCTGCCCTTCAGCGAGGCCGACATCAAGGCCGATGCAGCCTACCGCAGCGTGAGCCTGAGCGAGTAA
- a CDS encoding SpoVR family protein, translated as MSSLENRRQIGIAADQREYGGRRRGREPLRQPLPLKQRPASPLPGPSDWTFELIEQYHEVIRQTAERYGLDTYANQLEVISSEQMMDAYASVGMPVNYRHWSYGKEFIATERHYKRGQMGLAYEIVINSDPCIAYLMEENTMAMQALVIAHACYGHNSFFKGNYLFRMWTDASSIIDYLVYAKNYVAECEERHGLDAVETLLDSCHALMNHGVDRYRRPSKLSLAEERARLQDREAYAQQQINELWRTLPRGKDRAEEEREARRFPEEPQENLLYFIEKHAPLLEPWQREIVRIVRKIAQYFYPQRQTQVMNEGWATFWHHRLLNTMYDDGYLTDGIMIEWLKSHTNVVAQPAMANLNPYALGFAMYTDIKRICEQPTEEDRRWFPDIAGSDWLPTLDHAMRNFKDESFIGQYLSPHLMREFRLFSIVDDERQSEYEISAIHDESGYQHVREALSRQYDLSTREPNIQVWNVNLRGDRSLTLRHTQHMNRPLHEGAQEVLKHVARLWGFGVQLESCNDKGEVTKRWNVPAPGP; from the coding sequence ATGAGCAGCCTCGAGAACCGCCGCCAGATCGGCATTGCGGCCGATCAACGCGAGTACGGCGGCCGCCGCCGCGGCCGCGAGCCCCTGCGTCAGCCCCTGCCGCTGAAGCAGCGCCCCGCCAGCCCCCTGCCCGGTCCCAGTGACTGGACCTTCGAGCTGATCGAGCAGTACCACGAGGTGATCCGCCAGACCGCCGAGCGCTACGGCCTGGACACCTATGCCAACCAGCTCGAGGTCATCAGCTCCGAGCAGATGATGGATGCCTATGCCTCGGTGGGCATGCCTGTGAACTACCGCCACTGGAGCTATGGCAAGGAGTTCATCGCCACCGAGCGCCATTACAAGCGCGGCCAGATGGGCCTGGCCTACGAGATCGTCATCAACTCCGACCCCTGCATCGCCTACCTGATGGAGGAGAACACCATGGCCATGCAGGCCTTGGTGATCGCCCATGCCTGCTATGGGCACAACAGCTTCTTCAAGGGCAACTACCTCTTCCGCATGTGGACGGACGCCTCGTCCATCATCGACTACCTGGTCTACGCCAAGAACTATGTGGCCGAATGCGAGGAGCGCCACGGCCTGGACGCCGTCGAGACCCTGCTGGACTCCTGCCACGCCCTGATGAACCACGGCGTGGACCGCTACCGCCGCCCCTCCAAGCTCTCGCTTGCCGAAGAGCGCGCCCGCCTGCAGGACCGCGAGGCCTATGCCCAGCAGCAGATCAACGAGCTCTGGCGCACCCTGCCGCGCGGCAAGGACCGGGCCGAGGAAGAGCGCGAGGCGCGGCGCTTCCCCGAGGAGCCGCAGGAGAACCTGCTCTACTTCATCGAGAAGCATGCGCCCCTGCTGGAGCCCTGGCAGCGCGAAATCGTGCGCATCGTGCGCAAGATCGCGCAGTACTTCTACCCGCAGCGCCAGACCCAGGTGATGAACGAGGGCTGGGCCACCTTCTGGCACCACAGGCTGCTCAACACCATGTACGACGACGGCTACCTCACCGACGGCATCATGATCGAGTGGCTCAAGTCGCACACCAATGTGGTGGCCCAGCCGGCCATGGCCAATCTCAATCCCTATGCCCTGGGCTTCGCGATGTACACGGACATCAAGCGCATCTGCGAGCAGCCCACCGAGGAAGACCGGCGCTGGTTCCCCGACATCGCCGGCAGCGACTGGCTGCCCACGCTGGACCACGCCATGCGCAACTTCAAGGACGAGAGCTTCATCGGCCAGTACCTGAGCCCGCACCTGATGCGCGAATTCCGGCTCTTCTCCATCGTGGACGACGAGCGCCAGAGCGAGTACGAGATCTCGGCCATCCACGACGAGTCGGGCTACCAGCATGTGCGCGAGGCCCTGTCACGCCAGTACGACCTCAGCACCCGCGAGCCCAATATCCAGGTCTGGAACGTCAATCTGCGCGGTGACCGTTCCCTCACCCTGCGCCACACCCAGCACATGAACCGGCCCCTGCATGAGGGCGCGCAGGAGGTGCTCAAGCATGTGGCCCGGCTCTGGGGCTTTGGCGTGCAGCTGGAGAGCTGCAACGACAAGGGTGAGGTCACCAAGCGCTGGAACGTGCCCGCACCGGGGCCATGA
- a CDS encoding YeaH/YhbH family protein, which translates to MQQIIDRRLSGKNKSIGNRERFLRRHKEQIREAVRRAVDGRGIRDMERGEEVHIPKKDISEPAFSHGEGGVREVVRPGNTEHVRGDRIAKPKGGAGQGGGGEASDSGEGEDDFVFHLSKEEFMQVFFEDLALPNLARTTLAETPEWKTHRAGFVSDGTPTNLHVVRSMRGALGRRIALGMDKRRELRELEERLALLRREDAAKPEVQALRAETEARILLLRQRLDAIPFLDPIDLRFRNRVRVPQPTTRAVMFCLMDVSGSMDESRKDLAKRFFILLYLFLTRHYEKIEVVFIRHHTQAQEVDEQNFFHATETGGTVVSSALVLMEQIIRQRYSPSEWNIYGAQASDGDNWHHDSGRCRELLADKILPLCRYFAYVQVAEAEQNLWEEYAKLADEEPQFAMRKAVEVAEIYPVFRDLFKKEGAST; encoded by the coding sequence CTGCAACAAATCATCGATCGTCGACTGTCAGGTAAGAACAAGTCCATCGGCAACCGCGAGCGCTTTCTGCGCCGCCACAAGGAGCAGATCCGCGAGGCGGTGCGGCGTGCGGTGGACGGGCGGGGCATCCGCGACATGGAGCGCGGCGAAGAGGTGCACATCCCCAAGAAGGACATCAGCGAGCCCGCCTTCAGCCACGGCGAGGGCGGCGTGCGCGAGGTGGTGCGCCCCGGCAATACCGAGCATGTGCGCGGTGACCGCATCGCCAAGCCCAAGGGCGGCGCCGGCCAGGGCGGAGGCGGCGAGGCCAGCGACTCCGGCGAGGGTGAGGACGACTTCGTCTTCCACCTCAGCAAGGAGGAATTCATGCAGGTCTTCTTCGAGGACCTGGCCCTGCCCAATCTGGCCCGCACCACCCTGGCCGAGACGCCCGAGTGGAAGACGCACCGCGCCGGCTTCGTCAGCGACGGCACGCCCACCAATCTGCATGTGGTGCGCTCCATGCGCGGCGCCCTGGGCCGACGCATCGCCCTGGGCATGGACAAGCGCCGCGAGCTGCGCGAGCTGGAAGAGCGCCTGGCCCTGCTGCGCCGCGAGGACGCGGCCAAGCCCGAGGTGCAGGCCCTGCGCGCCGAGACCGAAGCCCGCATCCTGCTGCTGCGCCAGCGCCTGGACGCCATCCCCTTTCTGGACCCCATCGACCTGCGCTTTCGCAACCGGGTGCGCGTGCCCCAGCCCACCACCCGGGCCGTGATGTTCTGCCTGATGGATGTGAGCGGCTCCATGGACGAGTCGCGCAAAGACCTGGCCAAGCGCTTCTTCATCCTGCTCTATCTCTTTCTGACCCGGCACTACGAGAAGATCGAGGTGGTCTTCATCCGTCACCACACCCAGGCCCAGGAAGTGGACGAGCAGAACTTCTTCCACGCCACCGAGACCGGCGGCACCGTGGTCTCCTCGGCCCTGGTGCTGATGGAGCAGATCATCCGCCAGCGCTACTCGCCCAGCGAGTGGAATATCTACGGCGCCCAGGCCAGCGACGGCGACAACTGGCACCACGACAGCGGCCGCTGCCGCGAGCTGCTGGCCGACAAGATCCTGCCCCTGTGCCGCTACTTCGCCTATGTGCAGGTGGCCGAGGCCGAGCAGAACCTCTGGGAGGAATACGCCAAGCTGGCCGACGAGGAGCCGCAGTTCGCGATGCGCAAGGCCGTGGAGGTGGCGGAGATCTATCCGGTGTTCCGCGATCTGTTCAAGAAGGAAGGGGCCAGCACATGA